A window from Montipora capricornis isolate CH-2021 chromosome 7, ASM3666992v2, whole genome shotgun sequence encodes these proteins:
- the LOC138056730 gene encoding monocarboxylate transporter 13-like isoform X1, producing the protein MRFSKMQRGQDDRSVEVLPYHLGYHVKVRRDFLGHMAPVQFTSTDDSCSFCPLSQVEMADQRTAGKRLIQVVTCEDSGKVIPFQDSCWSWVVCFAGVVSNIIICGFTFSYGILFPALLEEFQQGKADTAWAGSIAMMGMGLFGPVIGKLYHRFGARIVTFFGSLICVISLLATSKVSSLYIMFVTYGGFFGFGSCGVVMITYIAVPRYFMKWRSMSLGLIAMGPGGGLFIMSPLVQVLHENFGWRGTFLAISGITSVTFILVLVYKPITLESDKEGFNKDLKHDKKFWDISILKHKKFIICTTSATIICLGHYTPTVHMVRYLEEIGFSEVKASRLYIYSGLASLLIRPVIGRFNDITVMDPCYIYAIAAAAEGLVTFFLPMATSSLHFVLFFVVYGLADGTVGCGLSIAVLKSLPERLCPLGFGVFQCVTCITAACGPALGGYVADLKGSYVPVFRMVGSILVLGAAILVGVFCIKKSDTPSTKREIHFWEEFVVVEKCSVV; encoded by the exons ATGAGGTTTTCAAAGATGCAGAGAGGACAAGATGACAGAAGTGTGGAAGTATTGCCTTACCATTTGGGATATCATGTCAA AGTGCGTCGTGATTTTCTTGGGCACATGGCTCCTGTTCAGTTTACTAGCACAGATGATTCCTGCAGTTTTTGTCCG cTCTCACAAGTTGAGATGGCCGATCAGCGGACCGCTGGGAAAAGGTTGATCCAAGTGGTAACGTGCGAAGACTCTGGCAAGGTAATTCCTTTTCAGGACAGTTGCTGGTCGTGGGTCGTATGTTTCGCAGGGGTCGTTTCCAACATTATTATCTGTGGCTTCACCTTTAGCTATGGCATCTTGTTCCCAGCTCTCTTGGAAGAGTTCCAGCAAGGCAAGGCTGACACAG CGTGGGCAGGGTCTATTGCCATGATGGGCATGGGATTATTTGGTCCGGTCATTGGAAAGCTGTATCATCGCTTTGGAGCTCGAATTGTGACCTTTTTTGGATCACTTATTTGTGTAATTTCTCTGTTAGCAACATCGAAAGTGTCAAGTCTTTACATCATGTTCGTGACGTACGGAGGCTTTTTCGGTTTTGGATCATGTGGCGTTGTCATGATTACGTATATTGCTGTGCCAAGGTACTTTATGAAATGGCGCTCTATGAGCCTGGGGCTAATAGCCATGGGGCCCGGTGGAGGGTTGTTTATTATGAGCCCTCTTGTACAAGTGCTACATGAAAACTTTGGTTGGAGAGGGACATTTCTCGCCATAAGTGGCATTACGTCGGTCACTTTCATCTTGGTATTAGTatataaaccaatcacattggAATCGGACAAGGAAGGATTTAATAAGGACCTCAAACATGACAAGAAGTTCTGGGACATCTCAATATTGAAACACAAAAAATTTATTATATGCACAACCTCGGCGACCATCATATGCCTTGGACATTACACTCCAACGGTGCATATG GTTCGTTACTTAGAAGAAATTGGATTTTCCGAAGTAAAAGCCTCCCGCCTCTACATCTACAGTGGCTTGGCTTCTTTACTGATTCGCCCAGTGATTGGTCGATTTAATGACATCACGGTGATGGATCCTTGTTATATTTATGCCATTGCCGCGGCCGCAGAAGGCTTGGTTACCTTCTTTTTGCCTATGGCAACTTCAAGTCTACACTTCGTACTGTTCTTTGTGGTATATGGCTTAGCTGATGGTACAGTAGGGTGTGGCCTCAGTATAGCTGTCTTAAAAAGTCTTCCAGAACGATTGTGTCCTTTAGGATTTGGTGTTTTTCAATGCGTGACGTGCATTACAGCAGCCTGTGGACCTGCGCTTGGAG GTTATGTAGCGGATTTGAAAGGATCCTATGTTCCTGTGTTCCGCATGGTCGGAAGTATTTTGGTGCTTGGTGCGGCTATTTTGGTAGGCGTTTTCTGCATCAAGAAATCAGACACACCGAGTACTAAGCGAGAAATACACTTTTGGGaggagtttgttgttgttgaaaaatgttcagTTGTTTAA
- the LOC138056730 gene encoding monocarboxylate transporter 4-like isoform X2, translated as MADQRTAGKRLIQVVTCEDSGKVIPFQDSCWSWVVCFAGVVSNIIICGFTFSYGILFPALLEEFQQGKADTAWAGSIAMMGMGLFGPVIGKLYHRFGARIVTFFGSLICVISLLATSKVSSLYIMFVTYGGFFGFGSCGVVMITYIAVPRYFMKWRSMSLGLIAMGPGGGLFIMSPLVQVLHENFGWRGTFLAISGITSVTFILVLVYKPITLESDKEGFNKDLKHDKKFWDISILKHKKFIICTTSATIICLGHYTPTVHMVRYLEEIGFSEVKASRLYIYSGLASLLIRPVIGRFNDITVMDPCYIYAIAAAAEGLVTFFLPMATSSLHFVLFFVVYGLADGTVGCGLSIAVLKSLPERLCPLGFGVFQCVTCITAACGPALGGYVADLKGSYVPVFRMVGSILVLGAAILVGVFCIKKSDTPSTKREIHFWEEFVVVEKCSVV; from the exons ATGGCCGATCAGCGGACCGCTGGGAAAAGGTTGATCCAAGTGGTAACGTGCGAAGACTCTGGCAAGGTAATTCCTTTTCAGGACAGTTGCTGGTCGTGGGTCGTATGTTTCGCAGGGGTCGTTTCCAACATTATTATCTGTGGCTTCACCTTTAGCTATGGCATCTTGTTCCCAGCTCTCTTGGAAGAGTTCCAGCAAGGCAAGGCTGACACAG CGTGGGCAGGGTCTATTGCCATGATGGGCATGGGATTATTTGGTCCGGTCATTGGAAAGCTGTATCATCGCTTTGGAGCTCGAATTGTGACCTTTTTTGGATCACTTATTTGTGTAATTTCTCTGTTAGCAACATCGAAAGTGTCAAGTCTTTACATCATGTTCGTGACGTACGGAGGCTTTTTCGGTTTTGGATCATGTGGCGTTGTCATGATTACGTATATTGCTGTGCCAAGGTACTTTATGAAATGGCGCTCTATGAGCCTGGGGCTAATAGCCATGGGGCCCGGTGGAGGGTTGTTTATTATGAGCCCTCTTGTACAAGTGCTACATGAAAACTTTGGTTGGAGAGGGACATTTCTCGCCATAAGTGGCATTACGTCGGTCACTTTCATCTTGGTATTAGTatataaaccaatcacattggAATCGGACAAGGAAGGATTTAATAAGGACCTCAAACATGACAAGAAGTTCTGGGACATCTCAATATTGAAACACAAAAAATTTATTATATGCACAACCTCGGCGACCATCATATGCCTTGGACATTACACTCCAACGGTGCATATG GTTCGTTACTTAGAAGAAATTGGATTTTCCGAAGTAAAAGCCTCCCGCCTCTACATCTACAGTGGCTTGGCTTCTTTACTGATTCGCCCAGTGATTGGTCGATTTAATGACATCACGGTGATGGATCCTTGTTATATTTATGCCATTGCCGCGGCCGCAGAAGGCTTGGTTACCTTCTTTTTGCCTATGGCAACTTCAAGTCTACACTTCGTACTGTTCTTTGTGGTATATGGCTTAGCTGATGGTACAGTAGGGTGTGGCCTCAGTATAGCTGTCTTAAAAAGTCTTCCAGAACGATTGTGTCCTTTAGGATTTGGTGTTTTTCAATGCGTGACGTGCATTACAGCAGCCTGTGGACCTGCGCTTGGAG GTTATGTAGCGGATTTGAAAGGATCCTATGTTCCTGTGTTCCGCATGGTCGGAAGTATTTTGGTGCTTGGTGCGGCTATTTTGGTAGGCGTTTTCTGCATCAAGAAATCAGACACACCGAGTACTAAGCGAGAAATACACTTTTGGGaggagtttgttgttgttgaaaaatgttcagTTGTTTAA